A genomic window from Clostridium aceticum includes:
- a CDS encoding aminotransferase class I/II-fold pyridoxal phosphate-dependent enzyme produces the protein MYKYDQTKTPLFDALLDYVNNDTIPFHVPGHKKGQGMVNRFKDFIGTNVMAIDVTVFKQVDSLHKPTGAIKEAQELAADANNADDTFFCVHGTSGAIQAMIMSVVGEGDKILVPRNVHKSVTAGIILSGAMPVYMQPEIDSNVGVALNVTPETVQTTLEQNRDAKAVLIINPTYYGVSTDIEKIAGIVHSYDIPLIVDEAHGPHLHFSDKLPISAMDAGADMCAQSTHKIIGSLTQSSMLQVRRGLVDVNRVKTVMSLLQTTSPSYILLASLDVARMQMVTEGKELLDKTIELAKYARAEINNIEGLFCFGEEVVGLDGAYDFDPTKITITCKNLGISGHELERILAEKYFIQPEMSDLYNILCVFSIGDTQEKVDALLIALREISKTCSNSGKNKIEIMSIPKIPLRMLSPRDAFNGNTISIELEDSVGEISAEFLLTYPPGIPVLCPGEIITDEIVEYVKALKDAGLYVQGTDDPEVNFIKVVNEHKRLNVITSA, from the coding sequence ATGTACAAATATGACCAAACAAAAACTCCATTATTTGATGCCCTATTGGATTATGTAAATAATGACACTATACCCTTCCATGTGCCAGGACATAAAAAGGGGCAAGGAATGGTAAACAGATTTAAAGATTTTATTGGAACAAATGTAATGGCCATCGATGTTACTGTATTTAAACAGGTAGATAGCCTTCATAAACCAACTGGAGCGATAAAAGAAGCTCAAGAGCTTGCTGCTGATGCAAATAATGCAGATGATACGTTTTTTTGTGTTCATGGTACTTCTGGAGCAATTCAGGCGATGATTATGAGTGTTGTAGGAGAAGGAGATAAAATTCTTGTTCCTAGAAATGTTCATAAGTCAGTTACGGCTGGTATCATACTGAGTGGTGCCATGCCAGTGTATATGCAACCAGAGATTGACAGTAATGTAGGAGTTGCGTTGAATGTTACTCCTGAAACTGTTCAAACAACACTAGAGCAAAACAGAGATGCCAAGGCAGTTTTAATCATCAATCCAACTTATTATGGTGTTTCAACTGATATTGAAAAAATTGCTGGTATCGTTCATAGCTATGATATTCCTTTGATTGTTGACGAAGCTCATGGACCACATTTACATTTTAGCGATAAATTGCCTATATCCGCTATGGATGCTGGTGCTGATATGTGTGCACAAAGCACCCATAAGATTATTGGCTCACTTACACAAAGCTCCATGCTTCAGGTAAGAAGAGGATTGGTGGATGTAAATAGAGTAAAAACTGTCATGAGCCTTCTTCAAACCACAAGCCCATCTTATATTCTTCTAGCTTCTTTAGATGTTGCAAGAATGCAGATGGTAACTGAAGGAAAAGAGCTTTTAGATAAAACTATTGAGCTAGCTAAGTATGCTAGAGCTGAAATTAATAACATAGAAGGCTTGTTCTGTTTTGGTGAAGAAGTAGTGGGCTTAGATGGTGCTTATGACTTTGATCCAACAAAAATAACGATTACTTGTAAAAATCTTGGCATTTCAGGTCATGAACTTGAAAGAATTCTCGCTGAGAAATATTTTATTCAACCCGAAATGTCTGACTTGTATAATATTCTTTGCGTATTTTCTATAGGGGATACTCAAGAAAAGGTAGATGCCTTGCTAATAGCTTTAAGGGAAATAAGTAAAACCTGTAGCAATAGTGGAAAAAACAAAATAGAGATTATGAGTATCCCAAAGATTCCTCTGCGTATGCTTTCCCCTAGGGATGCTTTTAATGGCAATACCATCTCCATAGAGCTAGAAGACAGTGTTGGAGAGATTAGTGCAGAATTTTTACTAACTTATCCTCCAGGAATTCCGGTGCTTTGTCCTGGAGAGATCATCACTGATGAAATTGTAGAATATGTAAAGGCTCTTAAAGATGCTGGATTGTATGTTCAAGGGACAGATGATCCAGAGGTTAATTTTATTAAAGTAGTGAATGAGCATAAAAGATTAAATGTAATAACCTCTGCATAA
- a CDS encoding diguanylate cyclase, translating to MKTLKRWDQFYDFYGKHIAYLVLISCFVGLFVMFTKMQHINSDANMSPAQKGMLDISNWNYEKEDFIKLKGEWELYRNQLLDDEDLVQKSDSFGTAEYINLPGQIIRGEGYSTYRLRIKSKNIQHIDLGIFLPYTLTSYRLIINKKVVSQTADFNLKNEEFQEVKNKILYIGPMPEEFEIILNVPNAENHLMSYPIYLGDYYRVLASNNDNLLRDMFLFSALIILGLYHIVLYLFLPQKKYALFFGILCIAMAIRTVFVNSIVISNFMRISFRLFQYVNYMGTIPAIIYMCNFTHSLFPGEFSKKVLKIIKSYCLIKFMIFIVIPYYEFYHFKNPTNLLILLACTYCAFVLMRAARRKKEGALIMLIGMLFSIIALANDILYVNNRRSFMAFYGLSTFAAVSLAFILALILSKLFADAFVSVDDLSKKLLSLNELKDEFLANTSHELRTPLNGVIGITESLIEGAAGEVTDIVKKNLFIISASAKRLSNLVNDILDYSKLKHSDIKLSFRTINLYELVDSILTVFKMTKKENAVLIKNEIPKNISRVYADEDRLQQIIYNLVGNAIKFTKKGEVSVKAEVQGDFIQVVVEDTGIGIPADKIEKIFESFEQVDTSTSRQHSGTGLGLSITKKLVDLHGGNIRCESIEGQGSKFIFTLPITSCALEKEKEITPILKRQFLLEQTAISLEKQEDRAEAEAKILVVDDESINIQVLVNQLALNNYYVATASNGEEALNLIEKVNLDLVILDVMMPGMSGYEVCKKIREKYSLVELPVLMLTANSQLSKVCMGFECGANDYIIKPFEKQELLARIKTLVMMKNAIKQSEIDPLTGISNRRHMTELAEVIFNQHREENKAFSIVMMDIDNFKKINDTYGHVAGDHVLIELVSRCKEVLRSTDIFARYGGEEFSLILPNTSLENAVKVAEKIRVNINKEPMKIAENKEIYFTISSGVAQITKNTESVEEVYNMADKALYKAKEGGKNKVEVMA from the coding sequence TTGAAAACACTAAAACGATGGGATCAATTTTATGACTTTTATGGAAAACATATAGCTTACTTGGTGTTGATTAGTTGCTTTGTTGGTCTCTTTGTGATGTTTACAAAAATGCAACATATTAACAGTGATGCTAATATGTCTCCTGCTCAAAAGGGGATGCTTGATATAAGCAATTGGAACTACGAGAAGGAAGATTTTATTAAGTTAAAAGGTGAGTGGGAGCTATACCGTAATCAGCTATTGGATGATGAGGACTTGGTACAAAAAAGTGATAGTTTTGGAACTGCTGAATATATTAACCTTCCAGGTCAAATAATTAGGGGAGAAGGTTACAGTACTTATAGATTGAGGATTAAGTCAAAAAATATTCAACACATTGATCTAGGCATTTTTCTTCCCTATACATTAACCTCATATAGACTCATTATCAATAAAAAAGTTGTTAGTCAAACAGCTGACTTCAATTTGAAAAATGAAGAATTTCAAGAGGTAAAAAATAAAATCTTATATATTGGCCCTATGCCTGAGGAGTTCGAGATTATTTTAAATGTTCCTAATGCTGAAAATCATCTAATGAGCTATCCTATCTATTTAGGAGACTATTATCGTGTGTTAGCCAGTAATAATGATAACCTTTTGCGAGATATGTTTCTTTTTAGTGCACTGATTATTTTAGGGTTGTATCATATTGTACTCTATCTATTTTTACCACAGAAAAAGTATGCGCTGTTCTTTGGAATTTTATGTATTGCGATGGCAATAAGAACAGTTTTTGTAAATTCTATAGTGATTAGCAACTTTATGAGGATAAGCTTTAGGTTATTTCAATATGTTAACTATATGGGTACAATTCCAGCTATAATATATATGTGTAACTTTACACACTCTCTTTTTCCAGGTGAATTTTCAAAGAAAGTTTTAAAAATTATCAAAAGTTACTGTTTAATAAAATTTATGATTTTCATCGTTATTCCTTATTATGAATTTTATCACTTTAAAAATCCAACGAACCTTTTAATTCTACTGGCTTGCACTTACTGTGCATTTGTACTAATGCGAGCTGCAAGGAGAAAAAAAGAAGGTGCATTGATCATGTTGATAGGGATGCTATTTTCAATTATAGCACTAGCGAATGATATATTATATGTGAACAATAGACGATCCTTTATGGCATTTTATGGTTTAAGTACGTTTGCTGCCGTATCTTTGGCCTTTATTTTAGCTTTAATATTATCAAAACTATTTGCTGATGCTTTTGTATCTGTAGATGATCTTTCTAAGAAGCTTTTATCTCTTAATGAACTGAAGGATGAGTTTTTGGCAAATACTTCTCATGAGTTGAGAACACCCTTGAATGGAGTAATAGGCATTACAGAATCGCTTATCGAAGGGGCGGCAGGAGAGGTAACAGACATCGTTAAGAAAAATCTTTTCATTATTTCTGCCAGTGCCAAGAGACTAAGTAATCTTGTGAATGATATACTAGATTATTCAAAGTTAAAACATAGCGATATCAAGTTATCTTTTAGGACAATCAATTTATATGAGCTTGTGGATAGTATATTAACAGTTTTTAAAATGACAAAAAAGGAAAATGCAGTTTTAATAAAAAATGAAATTCCAAAGAATATATCAAGAGTCTATGCGGATGAAGATCGCCTGCAGCAGATCATTTACAATTTAGTAGGTAACGCTATAAAGTTTACAAAAAAAGGAGAAGTCTCTGTAAAAGCAGAGGTGCAAGGGGACTTCATACAAGTAGTGGTAGAGGATACTGGTATTGGTATCCCTGCTGATAAGATAGAAAAAATCTTTGAGTCCTTTGAACAAGTAGATACTTCTACATCAAGACAACATAGTGGAACAGGATTGGGTTTAAGTATCACCAAAAAGCTTGTTGATCTTCATGGTGGGAATATTCGATGTGAATCGATTGAAGGTCAGGGATCAAAATTTATTTTTACTTTACCGATAACTTCTTGTGCTTTAGAAAAAGAGAAGGAAATAACACCAATATTGAAGCGGCAGTTTCTATTGGAACAAACGGCGATTAGTTTAGAAAAGCAAGAGGATAGAGCTGAAGCAGAAGCTAAAATCCTCGTTGTAGATGATGAGTCCATCAATATACAGGTGCTGGTGAATCAATTGGCTTTAAATAATTACTATGTAGCAACAGCGTCAAATGGAGAAGAGGCACTAAACCTTATTGAAAAAGTAAATTTAGATTTAGTGATTCTTGATGTAATGATGCCAGGAATGTCAGGTTATGAGGTATGTAAAAAAATTAGAGAGAAATATTCTCTGGTAGAACTGCCTGTTTTAATGCTTACTGCCAACAGTCAGCTAAGCAAAGTATGCATGGGTTTTGAATGTGGTGCCAATGACTATATCATAAAGCCCTTTGAAAAACAGGAGCTTTTAGCAAGGATAAAAACATTGGTTATGATGAAAAATGCAATCAAACAATCCGAGATAGATCCACTAACAGGTATTTCTAATAGAAGGCATATGACTGAGTTAGCTGAGGTGATCTTTAATCAGCATCGAGAAGAAAATAAAGCTTTTTCTATCGTTATGATGGATATTGATAATTTTAAAAAAATCAATGATACTTATGGTCATGTTGCAGGAGATCATGTATTGATTGAGTTGGTTTCAAGATGCAAAGAGGTGCTAAGATCAACGGATATTTTTGCAAGATATGGTGGAGAAGAATTCTCGTTAATACTGCCCAATACATCTTTAGAAAACGCAGTAAAGGTTGCTGAAAAGATAAGAGTAAACATAAATAAGGAACCGATGAAAATTGCAGAAAACAAAGAAATCTACTTTACTATTAGTTCAGGTGTTGCACAGATTACCAAAAACACTGAATCAGTGGAGGAGGTATATAATATGGCAGACAAGGCTTTATATAAAGCTAAAGAAGGCGGGAAAAATAAGGTAGAAGTCATGGCTTAA
- a CDS encoding DUF1648 domain-containing protein yields MFLFTLLLNFFTIYLPLLLIGLFIPSYTKKSLFFGIAVPEDFAESDQFKKLKREYLRNHSISLTVAMGIIIAIGFNYQSIRVINAGIFILMTVFTANYLYTHLKIKKLKEAEGWLVRKKQVVMVSTNSGSSKRKIAMKYHCISAVIVIFTWILTATIYRSLPDRIPMRFDFQGEVVGYGHKSFLTVFGIPLTQLGMFTLFFYLTIVIGKSKLMINPAKPKTSEKQNIIANRRWGIFMVFTSILLNGYFLYLQLTILQVLNLTATTHIAVNILSIALPIMAVIVVALKTGQSGSRITIDSDEEENKKLIYRDEDKYWKWGMFYYNKQDPSLWIEKRFGIGWTINMGHPVGMAIGFITLVVLLYSIIITIYR; encoded by the coding sequence ATGTTTTTATTTACTTTACTATTAAACTTTTTTACGATTTATCTGCCGCTGTTGCTTATTGGCTTATTCATACCAAGTTATACAAAAAAATCTTTGTTCTTCGGCATAGCTGTTCCCGAAGATTTTGCAGAAAGTGATCAATTTAAAAAACTAAAGCGAGAATATTTGCGGAATCATAGCATTTCCTTAACAGTAGCCATGGGCATAATCATAGCTATAGGATTCAATTATCAAAGCATTAGGGTAATTAACGCAGGGATTTTTATTTTAATGACTGTATTTACTGCAAATTATCTCTATACACATCTTAAGATAAAAAAGTTGAAAGAAGCAGAGGGATGGTTGGTAAGGAAAAAACAAGTGGTAATGGTGAGCACCAATAGTGGGTCTAGTAAAAGAAAAATTGCTATGAAGTATCATTGCATATCAGCTGTTATAGTCATCTTTACATGGATACTTACTGCGACAATATACCGATCCCTGCCGGATAGAATACCTATGAGATTTGACTTTCAAGGGGAAGTTGTTGGATATGGGCATAAGAGCTTTTTGACTGTTTTTGGTATTCCTTTAACGCAGTTAGGTATGTTCACTCTATTTTTTTATCTTACCATTGTAATCGGTAAAAGTAAGCTAATGATTAACCCAGCAAAACCTAAGACTTCTGAAAAACAAAATATCATTGCAAATAGGAGATGGGGAATATTTATGGTTTTTACTTCTATCCTTCTTAATGGATACTTCCTATATCTTCAATTAACGATACTACAAGTACTAAATCTTACAGCGACTACTCATATAGCTGTAAATATTCTTTCTATCGCTTTACCAATAATGGCAGTTATAGTGGTTGCTTTAAAAACAGGGCAAAGTGGCAGCAGAATAACAATAGACAGTGATGAAGAAGAAAATAAAAAATTGATTTATAGAGATGAAGATAAATATTGGAAGTGGGGTATGTTTTATTATAATAAGCAGGACCCTAGCCTCTGGATTGAAAAGCGTTTTGGCATAGGATGGACGATAAATATGGGGCATCCAGTAGGGATGGCTATAGGTTTCATTACATTGGTTGTTCTTCTTTATTCTATTATTATCACAATCTATAGATAG
- a CDS encoding GntR family transcriptional regulator has translation MLLKIDFESEVPIYQQIKNQIIKGIATGELTSGESLPSVRQLAADIGINFHTVNKVYTQLKQEGWVIIHRKSGVIVQPQLKGELTEEYLESLEENLEMIAAEAYLRGISRETFVEIINKKFDNFMRKGEK, from the coding sequence ATGTTATTAAAAATTGACTTTGAATCCGAAGTTCCTATATATCAACAAATAAAAAATCAAATCATCAAAGGAATTGCTACAGGAGAGTTGACTAGTGGAGAGAGTTTACCCTCTGTTAGGCAGCTGGCAGCTGATATAGGTATAAACTTTCATACAGTAAACAAAGTATATACACAATTAAAACAGGAGGGATGGGTAATTATCCATCGGAAAAGTGGTGTGATAGTACAGCCACAGCTTAAGGGAGAATTGACTGAAGAATACTTAGAGAGTCTAGAGGAAAACCTTGAAATGATAGCTGCTGAAGCTTATCTGAGAGGGATTTCTAGAGAAACCTTTGTTGAGATCATTAATAAAAAGTTTGATAACTTTATGAGAAAAGGAGAAAAATAG
- a CDS encoding efflux RND transporter periplasmic adaptor subunit, which produces MKKKIIGIIGILVVVAAFGLFMINRNKAIEVTVALVERGEIKEYVEELATLTMENQESVYAPTAGRVISVHVKVGDQVEKGDVLVKIDPQQLSEQKKLLEAQKTAVMAQLNEAVKPINEKEVERLELLLTAQERNVGEAQRKLDNSKRLYEAGAISSEEHQSAVLLLDTEVNSLERIKLDLELIKEPISPNIAPQYEAQLRQLDLQIQELTRQAKDFVVYAPMRGTVMMRQVDVGSYLQPGIQIIELGDKGKLYLESDILVGDMGKIEIGAPVEIFNKDLGIEGIKGSVKKIHPQAFSKISDLGIEQKRVKIEITVEDSIENLRPGYDLDIRVITDSKENVLLIPENAIFQMDRKYYVFVNENNTAVLREIQKGMESQRLVEVIRGLQEGEEVVISPDEKLKEGIAIEVLEF; this is translated from the coding sequence ATGAAAAAGAAAATCATAGGAATCATAGGTATTTTAGTGGTGGTAGCTGCATTTGGACTTTTTATGATCAATAGAAATAAAGCAATAGAAGTGACAGTAGCATTAGTAGAAAGAGGAGAAATAAAGGAATATGTGGAAGAATTAGCAACTTTAACGATGGAAAATCAAGAAAGTGTTTATGCCCCTACGGCTGGTAGAGTGATATCAGTACATGTAAAGGTAGGGGATCAAGTAGAAAAAGGAGATGTATTAGTAAAAATAGACCCTCAACAGCTTTCAGAGCAAAAAAAGTTGTTGGAAGCACAAAAAACCGCAGTTATGGCTCAACTTAATGAGGCTGTAAAGCCCATCAATGAAAAAGAGGTAGAAAGATTAGAACTTCTATTGACAGCACAGGAAAGAAATGTAGGAGAGGCTCAAAGGAAGTTGGATAACAGTAAAAGACTTTATGAAGCAGGTGCCATCAGCAGTGAGGAACATCAAAGTGCTGTACTGCTTTTAGATACAGAAGTAAACAGCCTTGAGAGAATAAAGTTGGATTTAGAGCTCATAAAAGAGCCTATATCTCCTAATATAGCACCTCAATATGAAGCACAGTTGCGGCAGCTTGACCTTCAAATACAGGAACTTACAAGACAGGCAAAAGATTTTGTTGTTTATGCTCCCATGAGGGGAACTGTCATGATGAGGCAAGTGGATGTGGGAAGTTATCTTCAGCCAGGAATTCAGATCATAGAGCTAGGGGATAAAGGTAAGCTATATTTAGAAAGTGATATATTGGTAGGAGATATGGGAAAAATAGAAATAGGAGCACCTGTGGAGATATTCAATAAAGACTTAGGCATAGAAGGGATAAAGGGAAGTGTAAAAAAAATCCATCCTCAAGCCTTTAGTAAAATATCTGATCTAGGGATTGAACAAAAAAGGGTGAAAATAGAGATCACGGTGGAGGACAGCATAGAGAACCTCAGACCCGGTTACGATTTGGATATAAGAGTCATTACTGATAGTAAAGAAAACGTCCTGCTGATACCGGAAAATGCCATATTCCAAATGGATAGAAAATATTATGTTTTTGTCAATGAAAACAACACAGCGGTTTTAAGAGAGATTCAAAAGGGGATGGAGAGCCAAAGGCTTGTAGAAGTGATTAGGGGATTGCAAGAGGGAGAAGAAGTGGTTATTTCTCCAGATGAAAAGTTAAAAGAGGGGATAGCTATTGAAGTATTGGAATTTTAG
- a CDS encoding ABC transporter permease has product MKKLDVRLFRLIKNSKGQFISTALMIILALTIYVSFSMVADNLYNTIYHYYDITNFGDVFIEVVRVPKSAIDQLHTIEGVEMAQGRISSDVPLRVENPEEKVRVRIVSLPQESQPINGLYTIEGRDLQGESKAAVMLQQFSDARGIMLEDRIVPYIAGREYPLDVVGIVGSPEYIYLMENEQTLMPAAEKFGVIYVTEDFAQSVLGYQGSYNEVMIKIDQQYIHRIDSIVDEIEDQLDRYGVRRTIKREDQLSHRMMMEEVDQLETMATAITLLFLIVAAVIINIILSRTVKNDRMSIGVMKALGYSNFSILGHYTKFSLLMGLVGSVIGILLSLPLSQAFTNLYIMYMNIPMFQMEVYYIYFFYGILLTSGFCVVSGLMGARSVLKILPADSMRPEAPKTGGRIWLEKVKFIWNNISFSWKMVIRNILRNKRRAAFLVVGIALTYAITMVPIFMSSVWTNIFTLQYGKFQTMDYNIDFAHPMSSHVLRELSQVIEIDHIEPKTEIPFELRNGWRKKAVSIVGLPRDTRFYHFESPGGYPVVLPSNGIILAERLAEALDVTVGDEIFIKNFMPDQEDKFVEVKGIVEQYLGTNAYMDIEAVNNLLGEKGVVTGALLDSKDEVVLKLQNVKNIRQVQSVEDMKNSFLEFMDMIIYSVGVLMLFGGILGFAIVYNITIISINERLMEFSSLRVMGFDKKEIYKMISRENTLMTFIGILVGIPVGYGMCAGIVSALSTDLFSIPLIINPSSYFFTAMATIVFVVIAQLATMRKIYRLNFMEALKNRIS; this is encoded by the coding sequence ATGAAAAAGCTAGATGTAAGGCTATTTAGATTAATCAAAAATTCTAAGGGACAATTTATTTCCACTGCACTTATGATCATTTTAGCACTAACGATTTATGTTTCCTTTAGTATGGTGGCAGATAACTTATATAATACAATCTATCATTATTATGATATCACAAACTTTGGGGATGTTTTTATAGAAGTAGTAAGGGTACCAAAATCTGCAATAGATCAGCTCCATACGATAGAAGGGGTAGAGATGGCACAAGGGAGGATCAGCAGTGATGTGCCTTTAAGAGTGGAGAATCCAGAAGAAAAAGTAAGGGTAAGGATTGTTTCACTTCCACAGGAATCCCAGCCTATTAACGGTTTATATACCATAGAGGGAAGGGATTTACAAGGAGAGTCTAAGGCTGCTGTGATGCTGCAACAATTTTCTGATGCTAGAGGAATTATGCTTGAAGATAGAATCGTACCTTATATTGCAGGAAGAGAGTATCCACTGGATGTAGTAGGGATTGTAGGAAGCCCCGAATACATTTACCTGATGGAAAATGAGCAGACATTAATGCCGGCAGCAGAAAAATTTGGGGTGATTTATGTAACAGAGGATTTTGCCCAATCAGTTTTAGGTTATCAAGGAAGCTATAATGAGGTAATGATTAAAATAGATCAGCAGTATATTCACCGTATAGATAGTATCGTTGATGAAATAGAGGATCAACTAGATCGTTATGGGGTGAGGCGTACCATCAAAAGAGAGGATCAGCTAAGTCATCGTATGATGATGGAGGAGGTAGATCAGTTAGAAACCATGGCTACTGCTATTACGCTATTATTTTTAATTGTAGCAGCTGTAATCATCAATATTATCCTCTCAAGAACTGTAAAAAATGATAGGATGTCTATTGGGGTAATGAAGGCTTTGGGTTATAGCAACTTTAGTATATTGGGACACTATACCAAATTTTCTTTACTCATGGGTTTAGTAGGTTCTGTTATTGGAATACTCCTAAGTCTGCCCCTTTCTCAAGCCTTTACCAACTTATATATCATGTATATGAACATTCCCATGTTTCAAATGGAGGTTTATTATATTTATTTTTTCTATGGTATTCTTTTGACCAGTGGCTTTTGTGTAGTGTCTGGATTGATGGGAGCCAGAAGTGTTTTAAAAATTTTACCAGCGGATTCAATGCGGCCGGAAGCTCCTAAAACAGGGGGCAGAATTTGGTTAGAAAAAGTAAAATTTATTTGGAACAATATCTCCTTTAGTTGGAAAATGGTGATAAGAAACATATTAAGAAATAAAAGGAGAGCAGCTTTTTTGGTGGTGGGGATTGCTTTAACTTATGCGATCACCATGGTACCAATTTTTATGTCCTCTGTATGGACAAATATCTTTACATTGCAATATGGAAAATTTCAAACAATGGATTACAACATCGATTTTGCACACCCCATGAGCAGCCATGTATTGAGGGAGCTATCTCAAGTTATTGAAATAGACCACATAGAACCTAAAACAGAGATTCCTTTTGAATTAAGAAATGGCTGGAGAAAAAAGGCTGTCAGCATCGTGGGTCTTCCGAGAGATACAAGGTTTTATCATTTTGAAAGTCCAGGAGGATATCCAGTAGTCTTACCTAGCAATGGTATAATTCTAGCAGAGAGGTTAGCTGAGGCTTTAGATGTTACCGTAGGAGATGAAATATTCATTAAAAATTTTATGCCTGATCAAGAAGATAAGTTTGTTGAAGTAAAGGGAATTGTTGAACAATACTTAGGCACCAATGCCTATATGGATATTGAAGCAGTCAACAACTTGTTGGGGGAAAAAGGTGTGGTAACGGGAGCATTATTAGATTCAAAGGATGAAGTAGTGTTGAAGCTACAGAATGTAAAAAATATTCGACAGGTACAGTCAGTAGAGGATATGAAAAACAGTTTTCTAGAATTTATGGATATGATCATTTATTCTGTGGGGGTACTGATGTTATTTGGAGGAATTTTGGGATTTGCTATCGTCTACAATATAACCATTATCAGCATTAATGAAAGACTTATGGAGTTTTCTTCCCTAAGAGTGATGGGATTTGATAAAAAAGAAATTTACAAAATGATCAGTAGGGAAAATACCTTGATGACCTTTATAGGTATCCTTGTAGGTATACCTGTGGGCTATGGTATGTGCGCTGGCATTGTCTCTGCTCTCTCAACAGACTTATTTAGTATTCCTTTAATTATCAATCCAAGCAGTTATTTTTTTACAGCTATGGCGACTATTGTTTTTGTTGTCATTGCACAGCTAGCTACGATGCGAAAAATTTATCGTTTAAATTTCATGGAGGCTTTAAAAAATAGAATTTCTTAG
- a CDS encoding ABC transporter ATP-binding protein, whose protein sequence is MENGVLMKVENISKLYQMGEVTVAATKEVSLELYEGEFVVILGASGSGKSTLLNILGGMDVPTEGKVFMGGEEITKYNDKKLTAYRREKIGFVFQFYNLMANLTARENVELATEICKNALNVDEVLEAVGLGDRRGHFPAQMSGGEQQRVAIARAVAKNPALLLCDEPTGALDFQTGIKILTLLREINQKYNKTIVIITHNVPIGEMADRVIRMRSGEIIETKINENPIHPEGIEW, encoded by the coding sequence ATGGAAAATGGTGTTTTAATGAAGGTAGAAAATATAAGTAAGCTTTATCAAATGGGTGAGGTAACGGTGGCGGCTACAAAAGAAGTATCTCTTGAACTATACGAGGGAGAATTTGTTGTTATATTAGGTGCCAGTGGTTCCGGTAAAAGTACCCTCTTAAATATTCTAGGGGGGATGGATGTACCCACTGAGGGTAAGGTTTTTATGGGGGGAGAAGAAATCACCAAATATAATGATAAAAAGTTAACTGCTTATCGTAGAGAAAAAATAGGTTTTGTTTTTCAATTTTATAATCTCATGGCGAATTTAACTGCTAGGGAAAATGTAGAATTAGCTACAGAAATTTGTAAAAATGCCCTAAATGTCGATGAGGTACTGGAGGCGGTAGGTTTAGGGGATCGAAGAGGACACTTTCCAGCCCAAATGAGTGGTGGTGAACAACAACGAGTGGCTATAGCCAGAGCAGTAGCCAAAAATCCTGCTTTATTACTATGTGATGAGCCGACAGGTGCCCTTGACTTCCAAACAGGAATAAAAATTTTAACCCTATTGAGAGAGATTAATCAAAAGTATAATAAGACAATCGTTATTATTACCCATAATGTACCTATTGGAGAAATGGCAGACCGTGTTATTAGAATGCGGAGTGGAGAAATCATAGAAACAAAAATAAATGAGAATCCAATCCATCCTGAAGGGATTGAGTGGTGA
- a CDS encoding TetR/AcrR family transcriptional regulator: MTTQSEIKYNRLMEKAEELFMKLGYKAVSMDEIAEAAGISKMTIYKHFSSKEALFVEVVLNMMQKGVVLIEEKIKKISGTLEKIDFLMGYNMEASKNYSLAFYKDVMSIPYVTEKLLAEKYRISRIIFERIIQEGVEKGEIREVNVSFIVDMLIMMIETFGEKYFNKINTKEEIEGITSAFYDFLKYGLLGGK; this comes from the coding sequence ATGACAACCCAAAGTGAAATCAAATACAACAGACTTATGGAAAAAGCAGAAGAACTATTTATGAAGCTAGGATATAAAGCGGTTTCTATGGACGAGATTGCCGAAGCTGCAGGCATCAGTAAAATGACGATTTATAAGCACTTTTCTTCAAAAGAAGCTCTTTTCGTGGAGGTGGTGCTAAACATGATGCAAAAGGGTGTAGTCTTGATAGAAGAAAAGATAAAAAAAATATCAGGAACCTTAGAGAAGATAGATTTTTTAATGGGATATAATATGGAAGCCTCTAAGAATTATTCATTGGCCTTCTATAAGGATGTAATGTCAATTCCTTATGTCACAGAAAAGCTGCTGGCAGAAAAGTACCGAATCAGTAGAATCATATTTGAAAGAATTATCCAAGAGGGTGTAGAAAAGGGGGAGATTAGAGAGGTCAATGTGTCTTTTATAGTAGATATGCTGATTATGATGATAGAAACCTTTGGAGAAAAATATTTTAATAAAATCAATACGAAGGAGGAGATAGAAGGAATCACATCAGCTTTTTATGACTTTCTAAAGTACGGACTTTTAGGGGGGAAGTAA